CCTGGTTTTGATGACTTCGGATCGAGGCTTATGCGGAGCATTTAATTCCAACCTGATCCGTAAAGCGCAGGATTGGTTATCGGAACGGGATCTGGACAAAACCGAACTGGTCACGGTTGGCCGTCGGGGATATCTGTATTTCCGTAAACGGCAGTGGAAGATTTCCGAGGCGTATAATGAATTCAACGCCGAAATGAATTTTGACATGGTGCGTGATCTGGTTGGCTATTTGACTAATCGCTTTGTTTCGGGGCAGACGGATGAGATTTATCTGTTGTACGCCAAGTTTTACTCGACCGCAAAAAATATCCCGACCATCGAGAAGTATTTGAATATTGATCGTCCCGAAACGAGTGAGGGAGAATCGGTCGGCGCGTACATTTTCGAACCGAATCCGGATGCCATCTTTTCGGACCTGCTTCCGCGCTATGCTTTGGTGCGTTTGCAATCGGCTTTGGCTGATTCATTCGCTTCTGAGCACGCGACCCGAATGATGGCGATGACTCTGGCGACTCAAAATGCCGGAGAAATGATTGACAGCTTGACGCTGCAATACAACAAAGCCCGTCAGGCGGCGATTACCAAGGAGATACTTGAAGTTGTCTCGGGCGCCGAAGCGCTCAAGACATAACATAGATTTTGCCATTGTGCGATATTGAATAAGCACGATGGCGCTGACAAAGAAAAAAACATAGTCTTTATAGCGGAGTTTTCAAATGGCTGAAAATATCGGAAAAGTCGTTCAGATTATCGGACCTACCGTCGACTGCGTCTTCGATTCCGACAAACTTCCCAATATCCTCAACGCTCTCAAAATTGACGATGAGGAAAAGGGAATACATCTGACCGTTGAGGTAGCCATTCATATCGGCGATAATATCGTTCGCTGTGTCGCGCTTGCCTCGACCGACGGACTCGTTCGCGGCATGCCGGTCGTCGACACCGGAGCGGCGATCTCGGTCCCGGTCGGTGAAAAATCGCTCGGTCGGTTGTTCAACCTGCTCGGTGATACAATCGATACGCTCGAGAAAATACCGGCGGATAATCTGCGCCACCCCATCCACCGTCCCAATCCGGAATTTACCGAACAGGTCACCACACCGGAGATGTTCGAAACCGGAATCAAAGTGGTTGACCTCCTCGAGCCGTATTCCAAAGGCGGAAAAGTCGGGCTCTTCGGCGGCGCCGGTGTCGGCAAGACAGTTTTAATCCAGGAGCTCATCCGAAACATCGCCACCGAGCACGGCGGCTATTCGGTCTTCTCGGGCGTCGGCGAACGGACTCGTGAGGGCAACGATCTCTGGCTGGAAATGAAAGAATCCGGTGTGTTGGCCAAGACGGCTTTGATGTTCGGTCAAATGAATGAACCCCCCGGCGCGCGTCTTCGGGTCGCTCTTTCGGGTTTGACCATGGCCGAATATTTCCGTGATGAAGAACATCAGGACGTGCTTCTCTTCATCGATAACATTTTCCGCTTCGTTCAGGCCGGTTCGGAAGTGTCTGCGCTTCTGGGACGGATGCCGTCCGCGGTCGGATACCAGCCGACTCTGGCAACCGAAATGGGCGCTCTGCAGGAACGCATCACCTCGACCAAATCAGGATCGATTACGTCGGTACAGGCGATCTACGTCCCCGCCGACGACTTGACCGATCCCGCCCCGGCAACCAGTTTCGCTCACCTCGACGCTACTTCGGTATTATCCCGTCAAATCGCCGAGCTGGGAATTTATCCCGCGGTTGACCCGCTTGACTCCACTTCTCGAATTCTCGATCCGATGGTGGTCGGCGAAGAACATTATAACATTGCCCGCCGGGTTCAGAATATTCTTCAGCGTTATCGCGACCTGCAGGATATTATCGCGATTCTCGGCATGGATGAACTTTCCGAAGAAGACCGTTTGACGGTACACCGGGCTCGCAAGATTCAGAGATTTTTCTCACAACCGTTCTTTGTCGCCGAAGCCTTTACCGGCAAATCAGGCAAGTATGTCAAGATCGAAGATACAATCAAAGGCTTTACAATGATTACCGACGGCGAACTCGATAAAGTTCCCGAGCAGTGTTTCTATTATTGCGGCGGTATCGATGAAGTCTTTGAAAATAATGAAAAGATGAAAAGCGGTAACTAATGTACAAATTGTCGATAGTTACTCCGGAAAAGATAATCTACGAGGAAGAGGTTAGCTCGATCATTGCTCCCGGCACCCTCGGGTATCTGGGAATAATGAGCAATCACGCCCCGATTATAACGTCGTTGAAACCGGGTAAGCTGATGATCAAGGACAACAAAGACGAAGTGATTAATTTTGCCCTGTCGGGCGGATTTCTGGAAAACTCTTCCAATGTCTGCACTATCTTAGCCGACTCGGCCGAATTTGCCAGCGATATTGATCTGGAGCGGGCCAGAGAATCTCTTGCACGCGCCAAACAGCGCATCCGGAACGCCGCCGGTGAAATTGATGTCGGCCGCGCCAGAAACGCTTATGAACGGGCCAAAAACCGCTTGACTATCGCCAAAGATAAATAAAAAACAACAACCCCCCCTGTTGATTGATGAGGTCGGAAGCGCAACGCAACCGACCTTATCGTTTTTAAATACTCCAGAGAATTAAACATTTCCCACCTATATTTCGTCTCTTTTCCGTAAAGCCGGGTAAAGGAGAAATCAAAATGAACCGCTATTCCAAGGTACCAAACTTTATAATTCTATCATTTATCTTGCTATTGGCAGTACATCCTTGTTTTGCGCAGGATAATGCAGTTTTATCAGGTCCTTATTTCGGACAAGATCCACCTGAATTAGAGCCGCTCGTATTTGCAAAAGGGATTATAGACTATGACATTCATGGTTGTCCTGTATTTACACCGGATGGTAAAGAAGCATACTGGACGGTAATGAAAACTTTCAAAATGATGCATTCCAAGGAAGTAAACGGAGTCTGGACGCCTCCCGATACTTTTCAATTTTCATTGGAATTTGATGCTTCTGACGCACCATGCCTATCACCAGATGGGAATCGATTGTTTTTTCTATCATATGAAGAAAAAGTTTCCGGTTCGGGTCGTGAACATGTCGACAATATCCGGTATATGGATCGCGTTGAAGGCGGATGGAGCGAGCCACAACTGGTAGGTTCGGGAATCA
This is a stretch of genomic DNA from Candidatus Zixiibacteriota bacterium. It encodes these proteins:
- the atpC gene encoding ATP synthase F1 subunit epsilon — encoded protein: MYKLSIVTPEKIIYEEEVSSIIAPGTLGYLGIMSNHAPIITSLKPGKLMIKDNKDEVINFALSGGFLENSSNVCTILADSAEFASDIDLERARESLARAKQRIRNAAGEIDVGRARNAYERAKNRLTIAKDK
- the atpD gene encoding F0F1 ATP synthase subunit beta produces the protein MAENIGKVVQIIGPTVDCVFDSDKLPNILNALKIDDEEKGIHLTVEVAIHIGDNIVRCVALASTDGLVRGMPVVDTGAAISVPVGEKSLGRLFNLLGDTIDTLEKIPADNLRHPIHRPNPEFTEQVTTPEMFETGIKVVDLLEPYSKGGKVGLFGGAGVGKTVLIQELIRNIATEHGGYSVFSGVGERTREGNDLWLEMKESGVLAKTALMFGQMNEPPGARLRVALSGLTMAEYFRDEEHQDVLLFIDNIFRFVQAGSEVSALLGRMPSAVGYQPTLATEMGALQERITSTKSGSITSVQAIYVPADDLTDPAPATSFAHLDATSVLSRQIAELGIYPAVDPLDSTSRILDPMVVGEEHYNIARRVQNILQRYRDLQDIIAILGMDELSEEDRLTVHRARKIQRFFSQPFFVAEAFTGKSGKYVKIEDTIKGFTMITDGELDKVPEQCFYYCGGIDEVFENNEKMKSGN
- the atpG gene encoding ATP synthase F1 subunit gamma, with the translated sequence MATLRDILKRVNSVKSTRQITRAMKMVAAAQLRKAQLQAEQSRPYAEKMADMLGHLSAAATDKLSHPFFEKRDPKKQTLVLMTSDRGLCGAFNSNLIRKAQDWLSERDLDKTELVTVGRRGYLYFRKRQWKISEAYNEFNAEMNFDMVRDLVGYLTNRFVSGQTDEIYLLYAKFYSTAKNIPTIEKYLNIDRPETSEGESVGAYIFEPNPDAIFSDLLPRYALVRLQSALADSFASEHATRMMAMTLATQNAGEMIDSLTLQYNKARQAAITKEILEVVSGAEALKT